The nucleotide window TTAAAGAGGATAGCGAATTATTCCCAAACAACTCACAAAAAAAACGGGATTTTCCTACTACAGCCTGTATTGGCTCATGGCTAGAAGCTATTTAGGAACTCTCCGCACACCGTATCATGCAGTTCCCTGATGAGTCCTCGTCAAACAACCCCCTCCGAGGTACGCTGGCTATGTATCAGCACTCAAAGAGGATGGCTTGTTGAGACTGGCAACACGAGTCAAAACCCTCAGCTGGTTAAGCAACAAAGATAGAGGTATTTTGACAGCGACTCAGAGACTCATGACTGTTCGATCAGACAAGTATTCACAACAGACCGTATATGCGCAGTAGCAAGGTACCCTTATGTAAACACTGCAGTTTGCGAGCTACATGAAGACTAGTCCAGTCGATCGTGGAGTTCACCGACGGAATGGTAAACTTTAACCTGTCTCACATAGTCTCACATAGTCTCTTTGGAACCCCTCTTAGTTATTGCACGGTTATCGAGTTGGTCATATGCTTGCAATGTTCCTTGCACACTAGTGTGAGATGAAGGATGCGCTCTTAGAAGCTGATTATTGGCTACCTATGCGCGTCAGAAACCCCTGACGCCGACTAGTTCTTGCTGGCCAGGCGGTGTGACTTGGCTGTCCGGGCTCTGATCCGGGCGGCGACATAGTTTTTGGACAACCGGGCGGAGTATTGGGCAGAACAAGCACGGGGCACCGGCCAGGCCGGTCGATGAAGTGAGACCAAAGTCGGCGGGTAGTCAACTGGTCTAGACTCCTGAATTTGGCGTGGATGAGGCCAGTCTCGGTGGTCTGAAGACTTGAAAGGGCACCAATGAGCAGGGGGAAGTACGAAGTGACAAATTGCCCTCCGCTCTTTTGACTGCTTATCATGATGTCTTGACTAGGGTTCTCTTGGACTGAACACCAATTGGTCCTTGACTCCTTGACCGAAAAAGTCCCCTCGAGTAGGAACATATCGATCGGACCTACCGATGGAAAGACATCACTGACTGTTCGTCCACCTGGCTACTCAAGCGCCCTAGCCATGATGCCATCCCTTGCGCGGTTCGAAAACATGATACCGCTAACTATCTGGCTTCAGATATGAGCCGATTTAGCCCATGCGCACGGGGGTCTTCGCCTTCGTGTACATTATGTGCGCCGCAGATGGCATGTTACACCTCATTGACAAGAATCAAGTGTCAGATCGGTTATGCGTTGAGTAGATTCCCAGAACGAACATGGGTTCATTGATGATGCACCCAATGCTGGTCACTTCCGAGCCCTGGTTAGGGTATAAAGCTGGATAGCCATCCTCAATTCTAAGAAGCTCTCATCCGCAACAACAATGCTCACTTCTCTGACGATCACAGTTCTAAAGACATCCACTACCGCAATCTCACAACTCCTTTCTCAATACTCAACATGAAGTACTCCCTCGTCATCACTGCCGCTTTTGTCCTGCTAGCTACTGCGTCTCCTGTCCCGTCCCCGGAATCTATCAGCAACGGCGCAATGGGCAGCGGCCGTGTTCCCTGCGATGGGAAGAACAAGGCAAACTGTGTTCCTGGGGGCAGTACAGGGTCCGCCAATCCCCCAAGCAGTGGCTGCAATCACAACAACAAATGCCGTGGTGGCAGCAAGCTTGTAAGACCTCTGGGAGTGCTCTTTGAAATCGTTGTTCTGATCTCACGTAGCGACGCATGGCGGCGGATGAGCTTGTTGCTGAGGATAACGAGCCCGAGGATGAAGGTGGGATGGATATTGGTTACAACTAGACAAGTCCTATGACATACACCAACCACCCCGGGCTGCGGACCGTGAGGACGGCTTGAGAAGATAGAAGAGAGGATATTGGGATACACGCATTGGCCAAGTTAGACAGTTACGCAACGCGCATTATACGCACGCAATCGAAGCAATCTAAGCTGCATGCACCAAAAACACAAACAATGCCAGACGCATGCCTGAATTATGCATGTTTGTCGTCCCGACTATACATGTTCGTACACATGTTATTGTGAGACGATTGCTAGTATTTCTGAGTCAAAGTAATTGTTGTATACTATCAGTTTGCAGATCTTGACAACATCAATTCAAACAAAACGTTACACCACATAAGTCAGAGGCATCAGCTGACATAGAACCTCTTTGTTAGTGACGCCTTGCTTCAGGAACATGTAACATATCCAGCAGCCGAAAATCACGCACCGTCATGTTACACGCACTTTTGCTCAACATTATGCATTTGATCAAGGCTAAGCAACTGGGTCCTTATTGCTGGAGTGTGTCTCGGCTTCTCTTGCGCTGACAACTGTGATATCTGGAAACTCTGCTCATGAGTCTGACATTCTTCTGCAAAAGCGCCATCCTGTACAGAATGATGCATTTGAATATGTGTTCATTTGTAAAGTCGCATTTCTCATCCCACTAGAATCTGCATCTCACTCTATGTCGATCCGCACGATTTTGTCCAAACCAGTGAGCCACTCGAGTCAACAAAGGCCCGAATCCGAAACCCATTTGCGAGTCCGACAATCCTCTACAGTCAGCTTTAATTTCACGCGGGCTGTTTCCTCTGTGAAAAAGACAACCTCGTATCCATTCTTCTGCTTGCTCGGATCATTGTGCTATGGACCCATGGTAGGCTTGTGTACAGCCGTTCCGTCCGAGATGGCGGCAACTACCACAATGATCATGCTGTGTACCTGTAACACATTCATGTCATATGCTTCTGCGTTGCAGATTTCTGTCAGCGGAGTATCAATTGTGAGGAGATACCGTTTATACGGAGCCACTCATTGAGGACCTCTTGGCTACCGAAGCAAATTTAACTATAGATAGAAGCAGTGCCGAGATCGAGCAGTTCTCGGGCGTCAGTAGCATTTGTCATTTCGCATTCATTTGTTCACATGACAGTCAACATGATCTTGAAGATTGCATTCGCGCTCTCGTTGGTTTCATCCCTTGCAGAGGGGTCGGCCGGGCAGGCACGGCATCTTGGTTTTCGTCGGTTCGAAAACACAACCTTTCCTGTTCTTCAGCCAACGTGCCAGAGTGAGTTCGGTCTGTGTAGCTCATCGGTCACTATTCCCTGGCAAAACACTACGACTGTGAGTCTAGTACCATGTCCTTATACAATGTGCGACGAGGAACGCATTGAAAGACTATCACTGTGATTTATGCACCTACTGAGACCCTCTAGTCAGTGTCGACTGGAAGTGTCGATATTCCAGACACAGTCACCTCTGTCACCTCACTTGCCCCATCAACCACGAGCGAGATCACTGCCACATCGACGTCAAGCAGCCTCACTTTTGATGCTTCAACGCCACAACCATTCATTCCTATCCCAACCAACAGATCTCCTTCAGCGACGGATTCTCGACAATCTGTACCGGGTCTTCCGAGGGTAACGGTGCTGCCACAGCCACCCATTACGGGCCCTGAGATACCAATTCAGACCGCCTCAACTGCACTGCTCACGGCAAGCTTCTCAACCTTGACAAATCTGCCAACAGGCGCAAATATGATCGATGTCACTGGTGTCACATACACGTCTCCCGTTTTCATAACGACGACATCACCCGGAAGCGATGAACCTACCATAGTTCCTAGTAAGCTCCCCAGGCTCCATTGGGACCATTCCAGAAATGACGTGCTCTAGTCATCATCCCCCTTGTTGGCCCACCCAAGATATGCTTTGGCTGTCTCCCTGGTATTGCCCCTCCGAACCTTGAAATACGACTTCCTGAGTTCTGTATTCGAATTCCCATCATTGGTAAGATCGGCCATTGCCCTCCAGCAGACAATGACTTGGGGGGAaatgatgatggaggagaagacgacaagaaggaggaagagaaggagagggaggaagaaaagaagtcGACAAAAACAGAATCCTCGACGTCTTCTTCGACTACATCGTGTACCACGATTGTAACTGCAACCCAACGGAGTGTCTTCTGTTCTGTTACCAAAGGTATGATTGAAGTGTTTCCAAAGTACAGAATGGACGTCTTACAACAAAGATTGGCTGTCTGGATTGTGCTAACGCAAACATGAAGCTGCAAATGACCCGTCTTCTCAAGTCTTTGGCGGTTGCACAACAAGCGCCTATACGACGATCACCGGGTGCAGCGTCTATGACTCAGCGAGAACCGTGACGACAACCAAGACGGTCGACAAGGCCGAACCCACGTGCGGCATCGTGACCTGTGGCAGTACTGCGTGCCCAAAGGATGCGGCCCCGGAGCTGCCAAAACTCCCGCATCATGCCCTTGATAAGCGCGGTTCAGCAAAAGAAGGAGACTGGGAAGAACCCGAGGACTACGAATCCGGACTTGTGGACGACTTCATCGACACCCAGCTCAAGTTGTGCATAGCCTATAGGGACGGCCGCTACCCCGGCATCGGGAGTATCCTCGGGTTCACACCGAAACTGGTCGCCAATTATGACATATTGAACGTGAACACGCCGCAAGAGGAGATGGTCAGCGCCAATTGGCTCTTGTTTAAAGACAAGGTGGAagttctcggcgtcgagggttTGTACGGCTGCACCTCCGTCGTCTTGGTATCCGAACGCGGCGCATGGGCGGCACACATCTTCGAAATGAACATGCAACAAGACGATCTATTTGAATCCCTAGTCCTACAACAGACAGCGGTTGGTCTTCCCGAGAACCACCGGACTCGCCATCTTTACGAGTACGGCCTCAGGGACATATTAAAGAGGCCGGACAAGGGCGACCATGGTGTCATGTTTGGTGACTGGAAGCCGAATCCCGAGAGCGAGGGCAAAACGGCTCAAGACCTGGGCATGCAGGCCTTCATCATCACGCCTCGCCCACGAATCCGTCACTACCCGAATGGCCAACTTCGCACACAAGCGGAAAACAGCGACATCAACCGCGACCCCGGAACGCTGATGTCACCGGAAAACGTGCAAAGATTGTTGGAGCTGATATCCCGGGTTTACGGCGGCATCCAGCCCGAGATCATTGACTACGCGCCGATCATGATGCCCAACGAGGCGTTTGTGGCGATAGGCACGTCGAAAGCGTGGTCGGTGGGCAAGGTAACACGATGGATCCAGCGCCAGCAGAAGGACAGTCCCCGCGGCAAGGTTCTTATCCAGTACAAGCCGGCCAAGACGTGCGACGGAAAGGCGGCGTGGCGGGTCTGGAGCGAGACCCGGCAGATCGGCACGGCAGAGTGGACCCCGGCGTCGGGGCAAGTATTTGTTGCCCCCGGTGGAGCTCCGGTCCGAAGGCAGGCTTGCCCACTCCCGAGCAGGGGCCGGCCAACGGGCTCCGCCTCGTTCACCACCGCTTCGACGCGTGTTTCGGTATCGACTCAGTCCGCTTCATCAGAGAAGCAGGCAACCTCAGCCGGTAGCAGTGACAAGCCGACCCCATCCTCAGGCGCCATGATCACTTTTTCCGTGCTTCCGTCTCTTGCAGTCACTCTCCCAGCTTGGCCAACTGCCGTCCACACTTCTGCTGCGAAGAAGCCCTCTTCTGCGCCAAAAGACTCAATAGTCACTATCTCGGTGCTACCTTCTCTCGCAATCACTCTCCCAGCTTGGCCGACTGAAGCCGAAAAGACTATCGTGAAGACATCCTCGTCAAAAATCCCAG belongs to Colletotrichum higginsianum IMI 349063 chromosome 5, whole genome shotgun sequence and includes:
- a CDS encoding Immunoglobulin a1 protease produces the protein MIDVTGVTYTSPVFITTTSPGSDEPTIVPIIIPLVGPPKICFGCLPGIAPPNLEIRLPEFCIRIPIIGKIGHCPPADNDLGGNDDGGEDDKKEEEKEREEEKKSTKTESSTSSSTTSCTTIVTATQRSVFCSVTKVFGGCTTSAYTTITGCSVYDSARTVTTTKTVDKAEPTCGIVTCGSTACPKDAAPELPKLPHHALDKRGSAKEGDWEEPEDYESGLVDDFIDTQLKLCIAYRDGRYPGIGSILGFTPKLVANYDILNVNTPQEEMVSANWLLFKDKVEVLGVEGLYGCTSVVLVSERGAWAAHIFEMNMQQDDLFESLVLQQTAVGLPENHRTRHLYEYGLRDILKRPDKGDHGVMFGDWKPNPESEGKTAQDLGMQAFIITPRPRIRHYPNGQLRTQAENSDINRDPGTLMSPENVQRLLELISRVYGGIQPEIIDYAPIMMPNEAFVAIGTSKAWSVGKVTRWIQRQQKDSPRGKVLIQYKPAKTCDGKAAWRVWSETRQIGTAEWTPASGQVFVAPGGAPVRRQACPLPSRGRPTGSASFTTASTRVSVSTQSASSEKQATSAGSSDKPTPSSGAMITFSVLPSLAVTLPAWPTAVHTSAAKKPSSAPKDSIVTISVLPSLAITLPAWPTEAEKTIVKTSSSKIPGSVITISVLPSLEITLPAWPTVIDTSEPRKTSASKPQEDSTLLQSRTASTSSAPRPPPKPQPSEEALVMHETRGRNNYHWVMYGRKRGDPNFSPCSGKNAGSTKANMDIRLELSPWPSSFSAESDVMGRKDCEFTQGFDDSWPGSMQCKGTNSFPCEVDNWDNREEVCGKDAYNKGKSYKGRVVCVFPV